The nucleotide window CATTTCTGCGCACAGGAACATGGTGATGAGGTTCCGCCGGGTCAGGAACCCGACCAGCCCGATGCCGAAAAGGGCCGCGGCGACGGCCAGGAAGTGCCAGAGCGTGATGGTCACTGCGCGCCCCCTTTGCGGTGGGTGATCGCGACCGCGCCGATGACCGCGACCAGCAGCAGCGTGCCGGCCAGCTCGACGGCTAGAAGATGTTGCGAGTACAACACGAACCCCAGGTTGCGAACGTTGCCGGCCGGCAGGTCGGCGGACCCGCGGAGCAACAGGACCTCTTCGCGGAGCTTCCGGACCGCGGCCTTGGCGCCGTCCCTCGTGTCCGGCGCCGCACCGGAGCTCATGAGCCGCTCGACCTCGCCGAGCGTGCCGGCACTCGTCTTGCGGACCGATCCGGCTCGGGCCAGCGCCTCGCGGGCCTGCTGGTCCGCGCGGGCCAGCGCCGCTCCGGTGCCGGTGAGACGCTTGAGCGGCGGGTCGAGCCGTTCCCGAATCGACCCGCTTTCAACCCGACCGGCTTCGTCCGCCACCGCGCTGGTTCGGGCCTGCACACCGGCGCCGATTTTGACGCCGCCGACGACCGGCACCAGGCTGTCGTTCTTGATCGAACGGTACGCGGTCTCGAACTCCTCGGTCCGCTTGTCGCGCTCGGTCGCGGTGCTCAGGTCGCCGTCGAAGATCTTTTCGGCCTCTTCCAGCCGCGCGGCGGCTTCGCCCAGCGCCCGGTGCTCCTCGGCGGTGACGACCTGCGTCAGCAGCCGGGCGTGCGGGGCCGTTTCGTCCTCGCCGGGCTTCGGTCTCTGGCTGGTTTGGTAGAGGGTGAACAGCACCAGCCCGACGAACGCGAACCCGGCGAAGCTGCCGTACAGGGGCTCGCGGGTGCGGTCGTTCTCGTTCGACGTGCCGGCCTGGGACAGCATCAGCACGAACAGGAACGTCACGATGATCGCGCCGGCGTAGATGATGACGGTCGCCGCCATCAGGAACGGGGCCGCGAGGAGCAGGAACAGCCCGCACACGCTGAGGATCACGAACGCGAACGCGATCGCGCCGCGGGCCGGGTTCTTCTGCACCACGAGCACCGTGCCGAAGACCAGCGCCCCGGCCGAGAACAGCCAGAACAGCGCGGTGCCGATCACGTCCGGCATCGGGCGGCCGAACGTGGAGACGAGCCACGCGACCAGCACCGCGGTGGAGCCTATGAGGGCCGCGATGCCGCCGGGTACGAACCGCCCCCGCGGCCGCGGCAGCAGCAGGTAGAACCCGACGACACCGAGCAGCGCGGCAAGGGCCAGTTGCCCGCCGGCTTGCTGCGTCGAACTGAGCGCGAGCAGGTTCATGCGTAGTTCGTGATGGGTGTCACAAGCGTAACGACAATGGTATATGAGGCCGGGACCGCTTTCGGTAAGCGCGAAATCCGAACCGGGCGGTCACGCGCCCCGGTTCCGGTTGCCGGGTTCCGACTTTCGCGGTCGCGTCAGGCGGGCGGGGCCTCGCTCGCCGGGCCGAGCTTGCCCGACTGCGTCCGCACCGGGTCGGTGCCCGCCTTGGTGGTGGTGTCGAACACGCTGAGCAGCTTCTCCTTGTCGAACACCATCTGCTCGCGGCTCAGCCCGGTCAGGTCGTAGAGCGTTGTCAGCTCGATCGCGTCCACGGGGCACGCCTCCTCGCACATCCCGCAGTAGATGCAGCGCAGCTCGTCGATGACGAACGTCTCGGGGTACTTCTCGCGGCCGTCCTTCTGCCAGTCGGCCGGGGCCGGGGCGGCCACGATGTCGATGCAGTGGGCCGGGCACGCGGTGGCACACATGTAGCACGCCACGCACTTCACGCGGCCCGCGGCGTCGCGGTTGAGCCGGTGGACACCGCGGTAGTTCGGCGTCAGCTTCGGCTCCTGCTCGGGGTACTGCTCGGTGATCTTGGGCTTCACCATGTGCCCGAGCGTCGTCTTCAGCCCGGCGACGAGCGCGGGGATGTAGAGCTGCTCCCACAGCCCGAGCTTGGCCTCTTCGACCCACGTCACGTCGTTCTCGGCGAGCGGCATAAGGCACCGTGTCCTGACACCCCGCCTGTCATGCGGCGGGGGCGATTCGGGGCGAGGAGCGGGTCAGCGTCCGGCGTACGTGACGCCCGCGGGGAGCCCCGGCGGCAGCTTCACGACTTTCCGCTTCGGGTTGGTGACGGTGCCGCTGGTCCGGGCGCCCAGCACGCCGGCCCCGAAGAACAGCACCACGTTCACGCCCGTGAGCACCAGCAGCGACCACCCGAACTGCTTCACGAAAATTACGGCCAGCAGGTTCAGCAGGGCCAGCGGGATCATGACCTTCCACGCGAGGTTCATGAGCTGGTCGAACCGGAACCGGGGGATGGTCCACCGCACGAACTGGGCGAACACGCACAGCGCGACCATTTTGCTCACGAGGATGAGCAGCTTCAGCACCGCGGTGACGATCACGTTCGAGGAGACCGCTTCGAGCCCGAAGAAGCTCCACCCGCCGAGGAACAGCACCGCCACCATGAAGCTGCCGGTGACGAGGTGGACGTACTCCGTCAGCAGCATGAGCCCCAGCTTGAGCGAGCTGTACTCGGTGTGGTAGCCGCCGACCAGCTCCTGCTCGGCTTCGGGGAGGTCGAACGGCAGCCGGCTGCTCTCCGCGTAGCCGCTGGCGAGGAACAGCAGGAACGCGAGCGGCTGGAATAGGACGAGCCACCAGTTGTTCCCGATCGAGAGCGACGCGGCCAGTTGGCCCAGCACCGCGTCCCCGCTGCTGGCGCCGGCCTGCCAGGCGATGATCTTTTCGGGGTTCAGCGACCCCACGATCAGGAACACCCCGAGGACCGACATGCCGAGCGGGATCTCGTAGCTCACGATCTGTGCGGAGCTGCGGAGCGCGCCGAGGAGCGAGTACTTGTTGTTCGCGCTCCACCCGGCCAGGATCACGCCGTACACCGCCAGCGACCCGAGGGCGAAGATGTACAGCACGCCGATGTCCAGGCCCGGCGCGATCGCGAAGTTGACGCTTTCCTGGTACGCCTTCTGTTGCGCCTCGAACGTCGCCACGGCGCCGGGGCCGGCCACGACCGCGTCCGGCTGCGGGGTTGTCTGGCCGAACGGCACGACCGCCAGCGCCAGCAGCGCCGTCCCCACCGCGACCGCCGGGGCGAGCAGGTAGAAGACCTTGTCGACGTGGTCGGGGATGACCTCTTCCTTCAGGAAGAACTTCCCGCCGTCGGCGAGCGGCTGGAGCAGCCCGCCGGGGCCGACGCGGTTCGGCCCGACGCGGTCCTGCATCCAGGCGGAGATCTTGCGCTCGCCCAGCGTGAGGTACCCGCACACGCCCAGCACGCCGCCGATGAGGCCGACGATCAGAATCGCGGTGATGACAAGGGGGTCGAGGGTCGGCATGGTGTCTCGGTCTTGGCGAGCGGGGGGCGTCAGCCCCCCGAGTTCTCGTTTACGAACACGCAGTCGTCGGGCCACGAAGGTCGTGTGAAACCGGTCTGCGTCGCGGGCTTACGCCCCTCGCTGGCCGGCGACTTCCAGCGCCAGCCGCGTTTCCGGGGCCAACGCGCCGAAGAACGGCACCGCCTTCGCAAGTTCCTTGCGCACCGCGTCGGGTTGCACCAGCCCGCGCCGCCCCAGCAGGTCGAAGGCGAGCTGGAGTTCCGTCCGCGCCTCGACCGGCGGCTTCGCGGCCCGCGGGAAGGTCTGCACGTAGTTCGCGTGGTTCACGAACGTGCCGTCCTTCTCGAAGCCGGTCGTCGCCGGCAGGATGTACTTTGCCGAGGCGGTCACCACCGTCGGCAGGAGGTCCTGCGCGACCAGCAGCGCGGGCGCCTTCCAGCCGGTCGGCACGAGGGCGTCGAGGTGTGACTTATCGGGATAGCCGCCGCAGAACCACATCGCCGCGAGACTTTCGCCCGCAACGGTCGCGAACGGGATGACGGCGCCCTGGAGCTGCTTCAGCACCTCTTCGACGCCGCGGCGGTTCGGGGCCTTCTCCGCGCGGATGGTGAACTTGACGGGTTCAACGGATTCGCCGCGCACGTTCTTGGGGTACTTGTCGTCCTCGCCCACCACGGGGACCGGCCCGAGCACCAGCCGCACGTCCGGGGCGAGTGACTTGAAATAGCTCCCGAGCAGGAACGCCTCTTCCGCGGTCAGGAACGGCGACAGGACCGCGACCACGCCCTTCGGGGAGGTCTTCACGGCGTCGGCGAACTCCTGCTTGATCTGCGGTAGGAGGGCGCTCCACGGCACCGGCTTGAACTTCCCCTCGACCTTCGCCAGGGGGCGCACGAACCGCTCGCCGCTGTTGGCGTGGTGGTACCCGTACCGCCCCTCGTCGCAGATGAAGTGCCCCTGCGCCTCGGGGTTGTGCCGCGCGCGGACGCGGTACACGATGTCCTTGTTCGTGTCGTTGTAGGTGCTGCAACCGGTCGAGCAGCGGTTGCACACGCCGTCGGTGGTCTTGAGGTACCACACCCGCTGCTTGTAGAGGAAGTCCTTGCTGCCGAGCGCGCCGACGGGGCACAGGTCCACGACGTTCCCGGCGAGCTTGTTCTCCAGCGGCCGCCCCGGGAAGACGTCGATCTCCTCGTGGTGCCCGCGGCCGACCACCTGCAACTCCGACGTGCCGGAGATCTCGCGGGTGAACCGCACGCACCGGGTGCAGAGGATGCACCGGTCGGTGAACAGGGTGATTTTGCTGGACAGGTGCGGCTTGTTCGGCGGCGCGTTCTTTACGTCCACCATGCGCGACTCGGACCGCCCGTACTTGAACGAGAAGTCCTGCAGCTTGCACTCGCCCGCCTTGTCGCACACCGGGCAGTCGAGCGGGTGGTTCAGCAGCAGCCCTTCGAGCGTGTCCGCCTGCGACTTCTTGGCCCGCTCGCCGGGCGCGGCGGCCTTCGTGTAGCTCGGTTCGTAGGGCAGCACGGGCAGCGCCCGGTCGCGCTTGTCGTACTCGCCCGTGATGATGACGGTCCCGTCCTTCACGGGCGTCTGGCACCCGGGAACGACCTTGGGCTGCATGGTGACCTTGCCGTCCTTCAGGTCGCCGACCTCGACGAGGCACATGCGGCACGACGCGACGACGGACAGTGCCTCGTGCCAGCAGTAGTGGGGCACAAACACGCCGGCCAGCTCCGCCGCCTGCACGCAGTTGAGCCGCTTGGCGCCGATCTCGACCGGCTTGTCGTTGACGTAGACCGTCGGCATCTCGTAAGCCCAGAGGACAGAGGTCAGAGATCCGAGATCAGTGGGACGAGCGACGGGGCGGTTAGCCGCCCCCCGATGCCCGTCCCCTGACCCCTTGCCTGTTATTTCCCGAGCCGCTGCTTTAACTCGTCGGCGGTGAGCCGCTCGACCCCGTTCTGGCTGACCACCAGCCCGCCCTTGAGGTACGCGTTGGCCTCGAACGCCCAGACGCTTTCACGCTCCCGGGTGCCGGTCAGGACGATGGTCCCGTCCTTCACCAGCGCCGCCGTTGGCGCTCTCGCTGCCACCAGCGCCTCGTAGATCTCGGCCCCGGAGGGCATCTTTCCGCCCGCCAGGGACGCGGTGTCGATGAACAACTGAAGGTCACGCATGTCGGCCATCGCGACCACCCGCCTTGCGGCCCCGAGGGGCGTGTTGCCGGCCGGGGCGAGAGCCTGCACCGGGTTCCCCACCGCCGGCATCGGCATCGGCTGGGACTTTGCCGGGGCCGGGTTCGCACCACCTCCTGGAGTGGGTGGGGCGACCGGTGGCGTCATCGGTTGCGCCGCACCCGACTGATCCACTTGCGCCCCGTCCGCCGGTGGCTGAGCGCCGCCGGCGGGTGCCCCCACGTTCCAGGGCTGCTTGCCGCCGCCCGTCGTACCGTCAACTGGGAGCTGATCCCTTTTCGGCCGCCCCCGTTCGTCCTTCAGCCAGTTCGGCTCGTCCTTCGTGTCCGGTTTTTCGGCCACGGTCGGAGTTGCGGGGGCCGGTTTGACGCCGACCTCGTCGCGTGCCGGTCCCGTGTCTCTCGCCCCCCGCTTGCACCCCACAAGGAGAAGCAAGCAGACGCCCACCGTCAGGATTCGCGGACGCATGGCGACACCTCGCGGGTCAGTGCTGGATGCCGCGAAAGGCCGACATCAGCAGCACGAAACCGATCAGCACCACGAGACCGCCGTACCCGATCAAGCTCGCCACCACCCCGGCCAAACTGAGCAGCGCTAGTCTCGCACGCTCGCGAGCCGTTCCGGCTGCGTCGTCCGCCGTGCTCTCCAGCGCGTCCGTCGCGAGGCCGATCACGACGAACAGGCCGAGCAGCACGCACGCCGCGCCGAAACCGAGCGCGCCCCAGAAGAGCACGTCCCCCCCAGGTTCGAGGCGACCGGCAGCGGCGAGGAGCGCCACCACGGTCACCCAAGCGGCGAGCGGCGACCAGACCGCGAACCACGCGTTCCACCAGTGAGCCGCCGGCGGGCGCGGTGCACTATCGGTCACTTCGGAGCCCTCCGCGGGAGCGGCCACCGGACCCGTACCGGGAGCCCGGCTCAGTGCGCCCCTGCCATCGTGAGCGACTTCGCGTACTTGCTCTTCGCGCCACTCTTGATCGCGG belongs to Gemmata obscuriglobus and includes:
- a CDS encoding NADH-quinone oxidoreductase subunit J — protein: MNLLALSSTQQAGGQLALAALLGVVGFYLLLPRPRGRFVPGGIAALIGSTAVLVAWLVSTFGRPMPDVIGTALFWLFSAGALVFGTVLVVQKNPARGAIAFAFVILSVCGLFLLLAAPFLMAATVIIYAGAIIVTFLFVLMLSQAGTSNENDRTREPLYGSFAGFAFVGLVLFTLYQTSQRPKPGEDETAPHARLLTQVVTAEEHRALGEAAARLEEAEKIFDGDLSTATERDKRTEEFETAYRSIKNDSLVPVVGGVKIGAGVQARTSAVADEAGRVESGSIRERLDPPLKRLTGTGAALARADQQAREALARAGSVRKTSAGTLGEVERLMSSGAAPDTRDGAKAAVRKLREEVLLLRGSADLPAGNVRNLGFVLYSQHLLAVELAGTLLLVAVIGAVAITHRKGGAQ
- a CDS encoding NuoI/complex I 23 kDa subunit family protein, translating into MPLAENDVTWVEEAKLGLWEQLYIPALVAGLKTTLGHMVKPKITEQYPEQEPKLTPNYRGVHRLNRDAAGRVKCVACYMCATACPAHCIDIVAAPAPADWQKDGREKYPETFVIDELRCIYCGMCEEACPVDAIELTTLYDLTGLSREQMVFDKEKLLSVFDTTTKAGTDPVRTQSGKLGPASEAPPA
- a CDS encoding complex I subunit 1/NuoH family protein; the encoded protein is MPTLDPLVITAILIVGLIGGVLGVCGYLTLGERKISAWMQDRVGPNRVGPGGLLQPLADGGKFFLKEEVIPDHVDKVFYLLAPAVAVGTALLALAVVPFGQTTPQPDAVVAGPGAVATFEAQQKAYQESVNFAIAPGLDIGVLYIFALGSLAVYGVILAGWSANNKYSLLGALRSSAQIVSYEIPLGMSVLGVFLIVGSLNPEKIIAWQAGASSGDAVLGQLAASLSIGNNWWLVLFQPLAFLLFLASGYAESSRLPFDLPEAEQELVGGYHTEYSSLKLGLMLLTEYVHLVTGSFMVAVLFLGGWSFFGLEAVSSNVIVTAVLKLLILVSKMVALCVFAQFVRWTIPRFRFDQLMNLAWKVMIPLALLNLLAVIFVKQFGWSLLVLTGVNVVLFFGAGVLGARTSGTVTNPKRKVVKLPPGLPAGVTYAGR
- a CDS encoding molybdopterin-dependent oxidoreductase translates to MPTVYVNDKPVEIGAKRLNCVQAAELAGVFVPHYCWHEALSVVASCRMCLVEVGDLKDGKVTMQPKVVPGCQTPVKDGTVIITGEYDKRDRALPVLPYEPSYTKAAAPGERAKKSQADTLEGLLLNHPLDCPVCDKAGECKLQDFSFKYGRSESRMVDVKNAPPNKPHLSSKITLFTDRCILCTRCVRFTREISGTSELQVVGRGHHEEIDVFPGRPLENKLAGNVVDLCPVGALGSKDFLYKQRVWYLKTTDGVCNRCSTGCSTYNDTNKDIVYRVRARHNPEAQGHFICDEGRYGYHHANSGERFVRPLAKVEGKFKPVPWSALLPQIKQEFADAVKTSPKGVVAVLSPFLTAEEAFLLGSYFKSLAPDVRLVLGPVPVVGEDDKYPKNVRGESVEPVKFTIRAEKAPNRRGVEEVLKQLQGAVIPFATVAGESLAAMWFCGGYPDKSHLDALVPTGWKAPALLVAQDLLPTVVTASAKYILPATTGFEKDGTFVNHANYVQTFPRAAKPPVEARTELQLAFDLLGRRGLVQPDAVRKELAKAVPFFGALAPETRLALEVAGQRGA